From one Macaca nemestrina isolate mMacNem1 chromosome 5, mMacNem.hap1, whole genome shotgun sequence genomic stretch:
- the LOC105465713 gene encoding coiled-coil domain-containing protein 28A, whose product MEAVPPRHFRKQRQLPRRGSRDVTGAVFVAAAVASEAVGSLRVAEGGPNTLLQVLRSWPWCNKELKTMEERKVKRRSPKSFSAHCTQVVNAKKNAIPVSKSTGFSNPASQSTSQRPKLKRVMKEKTKPQGGEGKGAQSTPIQHSFLTDVSDVQEMERGLLSLLNDFHSGKLQAFGNECSIEQMEHVRGMQEKLARLNLELYGELEELPEDKRKTASDSNLDRLLSDLEELNSSIQKLHLADAQDVPNTSAS is encoded by the exons ATGGAGGCCGTGCCTCCACGTCACTTCCGTAAACAAAGGCAGCTGCCGAGGCGCGGGTCCCGGGATGTGACCGGGGCTGTGTTTGTGGCTGCGGCGGTGGCTTCTGAGGCTGTCGGGTCTTTGCGGGTTGCGGAAGGGGGCCCCAATACCCTTCTTCAG GTCTTAAGAAGCTGGCCGTGGTGCaataaggaacttaaaacaaTGGAAGAGCGGAAAGTGAAGAGGAGGAGTCCTAAGTCTTTTAGTGCCCACTGTACTCAGGTTGTCAATGCCAAAAAAAATGCCATTCCAGTGAGTAAAAGCACAGGGTTTTCAAATCCTGCATCACAGTCAACTTCACAGCGACCAAAGTTAAAAAG AGTGATGAAAGAAAAGACCAAACCTCAGGGCGGAGAGGGAAAAGGCGCTCAGTCAACTCCGATTCAGCACTCCTTCCTCACTGATGTCTCAGATGttcaggagatggagagagggCTGCTCAGTCTTTTGAATGATTTCCACTCTGGAAAACTTCAAGCATTTG GAAATGAATGTTCCATTGAGCAGATGGAACATGTTCGGGGAATGCAGGAGAAATTAGCTCGCTTGAATTTGGAGCTCTATGGGGAGTTAGAGGAACTTCCTGAGGATAAGAGAAAAACAGCCAGTGACTCCAATCTGGATAGGCTTCTCTCAGAT tTAGAAGAATTGAATTCTTCCAT ACAAAAACTCCATTTGGCAGATGCACAAGATGTTCCAAATACTTCTGCTAGCTAA